Proteins from one Candidatus Eisenbacteria bacterium genomic window:
- the tdh gene encoding L-threonine 3-dehydrogenase — MNPTTPATAESTVKSTQTRPRTMRAVVKGKPGPGAEFREVPVPACGPGQLLLKVKRAGVCGTDLHIHSWDRWSQERIKPPVTLGHEFVGEIVEVGAGVSEFKIGGRVSCESHIVCNHCVACRTGNGHVCENTRILGVDVNGGFAEYVAVPAVNAWRAPGNIPIEVAAVMEPLGNAVHTAFAGPISGCNLAVTGCGPIGLFAIGVAKAAGAARVFASDISPYRLDLARQMKADAVIDVSKESFVDRCRELTGRAGLDGVLEMSGDPSAVRDGLAALRSGGRLSFLGLPKEPFDLDWNRLVIFKGATIHGIIGRRMYETWYQMHNLLSSGRLDIRPTITHVMPMEKFDEAIDLLRAGKAGKVVLVPWGEES, encoded by the coding sequence CCATGCGCGCCGTGGTGAAGGGGAAGCCGGGTCCCGGCGCCGAGTTCCGGGAAGTTCCGGTTCCCGCCTGCGGGCCCGGCCAGCTTCTGCTCAAGGTGAAGCGCGCGGGCGTGTGCGGAACCGATCTTCACATCCATAGCTGGGATCGCTGGTCGCAGGAGCGCATCAAGCCGCCGGTCACGCTGGGCCACGAGTTCGTGGGCGAGATCGTCGAAGTGGGAGCGGGCGTCAGCGAGTTCAAGATCGGCGGCCGCGTGTCGTGCGAGAGCCACATCGTCTGCAACCACTGCGTGGCCTGCCGCACCGGGAACGGCCATGTTTGCGAGAACACCCGCATCCTGGGCGTCGACGTGAACGGCGGGTTCGCCGAGTACGTGGCGGTCCCCGCGGTCAACGCCTGGCGGGCGCCCGGCAACATCCCGATCGAGGTCGCGGCGGTCATGGAGCCGCTCGGCAATGCGGTGCACACCGCGTTCGCGGGGCCGATCTCGGGTTGCAACCTGGCGGTCACCGGCTGCGGGCCGATCGGCCTGTTCGCGATCGGTGTCGCCAAGGCGGCGGGGGCGGCTCGGGTATTCGCCAGCGACATCTCTCCTTACCGCCTCGATCTCGCGCGCCAGATGAAAGCCGACGCGGTGATCGACGTGTCGAAGGAGTCGTTCGTGGACCGTTGCCGCGAGCTGACCGGCCGCGCCGGGCTCGACGGCGTGCTCGAGATGTCGGGCGATCCTTCCGCGGTGCGGGACGGGCTGGCCGCGCTGCGCAGCGGAGGCCGCCTGTCGTTCCTGGGGCTTCCGAAGGAGCCTTTCGATCTCGACTGGAACCGTCTGGTGATCTTCAAGGGCGCGACCATCCACGGGATCATCGGCCGTCGCATGTACGAGACCTGGTACCAGATGCACAACCTGCTGTCGTCGGGCCGCCTGGACATCCGGCCGACGATCACGCACGTGATGCCGATGGAGAAGTTCGACGAGGCGATCGATTTGCTCCGCGCCGGCAAAGCCGGGAAGGTTGTGCTGGTGCCGTGGGGAGAGGAGAGCTGA
- a CDS encoding energy transducer TonB, translated as MELVPGAIPGASDCLGTNQKWAADGSSLDYVPVDELPEVLNRVNPEVPASVKARKLTGSGVVNALVCRSGRVLDAWVQWGVGATPVPEIEDLEVEAVKQWVFKPGKIGNEPVATTVAIPFRFPPP; from the coding sequence GTGGAACTGGTTCCGGGAGCGATTCCCGGCGCAAGCGACTGCCTCGGGACCAACCAGAAGTGGGCCGCCGACGGTTCAAGCCTCGATTATGTGCCCGTGGACGAGCTTCCCGAGGTCCTGAATCGCGTGAATCCCGAGGTTCCTGCCTCCGTGAAGGCGCGCAAGCTGACCGGATCCGGCGTGGTGAACGCTCTGGTGTGCCGGTCCGGACGGGTTCTCGATGCGTGGGTTCAGTGGGGGGTCGGCGCGACACCCGTGCCGGAAATCGAAGACCTCGAAGTCGAAGCAGTGAAGCAATGGGTCTTCAAACCCGGAAAGATCGGGAACGAGCCGGTCGCGACGACCGTCGCCATTCCTTTCCGTTTCCCACCTCCGTAA